The following coding sequences lie in one Halobacteria archaeon AArc-dxtr1 genomic window:
- a CDS encoding glutamate-cysteine ligase family protein, producing MQKSIEVEYWVIDQDGELTSPGPLVDHSDQVEEEFVEPLFELKTPPCETIHGLRTTFVDQLDDVLSRADELGKKLVPFGTPINCESIDRLPGERGRIQKAVVGSNFDFSKYCAGTHVHFEQRNVVDQLNALIALDPALALCNSSPYLQGEWVADGARAYCYRKRGYAEFPKHGQLWHYVDTVAQWHRRLERRYEEFEAAAAEAGVDDDAFADHFSPDDVVWTPVRLRTEMPTVEWRAPDATLPSQLLRLVSALDDVMEAVHHTNVRIAGGESAHSAADGGSEFVSTRTPHTAPGTSSPDRIDSGAAGISPEAITLPAFEPLCELVEAAMHDGMHSDPVVDYLERMGFPTAEFHPLSSQIDGRQFVTKADACDLRLEYADRLEEDVATLAGRSHS from the coding sequence ATGCAAAAGAGCATCGAGGTCGAGTACTGGGTGATCGACCAAGACGGCGAACTCACGTCCCCAGGCCCGCTCGTCGATCACTCCGACCAGGTCGAAGAGGAGTTCGTCGAACCCCTCTTCGAGCTGAAGACGCCACCCTGCGAGACGATCCACGGTCTGCGAACGACGTTCGTCGACCAGCTCGACGACGTACTCTCTCGCGCGGACGAGCTCGGGAAGAAACTCGTTCCCTTCGGGACGCCGATCAACTGCGAGTCGATCGATCGGCTGCCGGGCGAGCGGGGTCGGATCCAGAAAGCGGTCGTCGGATCGAACTTCGACTTCTCGAAGTACTGTGCGGGAACCCACGTCCACTTCGAGCAGCGAAACGTCGTCGACCAGTTGAACGCGCTGATCGCGCTCGATCCGGCGCTCGCTCTCTGTAACTCGTCGCCGTACCTGCAGGGCGAGTGGGTCGCCGACGGCGCCCGCGCGTACTGCTATCGGAAACGCGGCTACGCGGAGTTCCCGAAACACGGCCAGCTCTGGCACTACGTCGACACCGTCGCCCAGTGGCACCGCCGCCTCGAGCGCCGGTACGAGGAGTTCGAAGCGGCAGCCGCGGAGGCAGGCGTCGATGACGACGCATTTGCCGACCACTTCTCGCCAGACGACGTCGTCTGGACGCCGGTCCGGCTCCGAACGGAGATGCCGACCGTGGAGTGGCGCGCACCCGACGCCACCCTTCCGAGTCAGCTGCTCCGACTCGTCTCGGCGCTCGACGACGTGATGGAGGCGGTCCACCACACCAACGTTCGGATCGCGGGTGGAGAGTCGGCTCACAGCGCGGCTGACGGCGGAAGCGAGTTCGTCTCCACCCGGACGCCACATACGGCACCCGGGACGAGCTCTCCGGACCGAATCGATTCGGGAGCGGCGGGTATCTCCCCCGAGGCAATCACTCTGCCCGCCTTCGAGCCCCTGTGCGAGCTCGTCGAGGCGGCCATGCACGACGGAATGCACTCCGATCCCGTCGTCGACTATCTCGAGCGAATGGGGTTCCCGACCGCAGAGTTCCATCCACTCTCCTCACAGATCGACGGTCGGCAGTTCGTCACGAAAGCCGACGCCTGCGACCTGCGACTCGAGTACGCCGACCGACTCGAGGAGGACGTGGCGACGCTGGCCGGACGTTCCCACAGCTAA